In one window of Bradyrhizobium sp. AZCC 1721 DNA:
- a CDS encoding tyrosine-type recombinase/integrase — protein MYKQASYARRAALLETLYASGMRISEAVRLPAQAALTKSAHLLIRDRDDKERIVPLHKTALEAIGLWRRLANEYGTKSGTWLFHSVRDGKKHLTSRAAEFEVKEAAIVAGLNRPDLVTPRVLRHAFATHMLANGADMRVVQTLLGHADLETTEIYTHVQL, from the coding sequence CTGTACAAGCAGGCGAGTTACGCGCGCAGGGCCGCATTGCTGGAAACGCTCTACGCCTCGGGAATGCGAATCAGCGAGGCCGTCCGCCTTCCTGCCCAGGCGGCACTCACCAAGTCCGCGCATCTGTTGATTAGGGATAGGGACGACAAGGAGCGCATCGTACCGCTGCATAAGACCGCGCTCGAAGCAATCGGCCTTTGGCGGCGGCTGGCCAATGAATACGGTACGAAGTCCGGCACCTGGCTCTTCCACTCAGTTCGCGACGGAAAAAAGCATCTGACATCACGAGCGGCAGAATTCGAAGTCAAGGAGGCCGCCATCGTCGCCGGCCTGAACAGGCCCGATCTCGTCACACCACGGGTTCTTCGGCACGCGTTCGCCACACACATGCTTGCCAACGGAGCCGACATGCGCGTGGTGCAGACGCTCTTGGGGCATGCCGATCTCGAGACCACCGAGATCTACACCCATGTCCAGCTGTAA
- a CDS encoding type II toxin-antitoxin system VapC family toxin gives MLAIDTNLIVRYLVGDDPGQAAPARRLIDNNDVFVCTTVLLETEWALRSVYGFSAAQCAKALSDFAGLPRVSLEDATAAAKALGWIRQGMDFADGLHLAKAEGCEAFISFDQDFAKTANALGGIKVRTP, from the coding sequence ATGCTCGCAATCGATACTAATCTCATCGTCCGCTATCTGGTGGGCGACGATCCCGGACAGGCTGCCCCGGCACGCAGGCTGATCGACAACAATGACGTCTTCGTCTGCACCACAGTGCTGTTGGAGACCGAGTGGGCGCTGCGCAGCGTCTATGGGTTTTCCGCTGCCCAGTGCGCCAAGGCCCTCTCCGATTTCGCGGGGCTGCCGCGCGTGAGTCTGGAAGATGCTACCGCCGCAGCGAAGGCGCTGGGCTGGATAAGGCAAGGCATGGACTTTGCAGATGGCCTGCATCTGGCCAAGGCGGAAGGCTGTGAGGCCTTCATCAGCTTCGACCAGGATTTCGCGAAAACCGCCAACGCTCTTGGCGGCATCAAGGTGCGGACGCCCTAG
- a CDS encoding AbrB/MazE/SpoVT family DNA-binding domain-containing protein: MSAKQKLTTTVSTKGQVILPKAIREQRHWPAGTQLVVEDTPEGVLLKAKPAFAPTRPKDVFGSLPYKGSARSVADMEAGIAAEAKRRNARNRY; encoded by the coding sequence ATGTCCGCCAAGCAGAAACTGACCACCACCGTCTCGACCAAGGGCCAGGTGATATTGCCCAAGGCGATCCGGGAACAGCGGCACTGGCCTGCGGGAACCCAACTGGTGGTGGAGGATACCCCCGAGGGCGTGTTGCTGAAGGCGAAGCCCGCCTTTGCGCCCACCCGGCCGAAAGACGTGTTTGGTTCCCTACCCTATAAGGGGTCGGCAAGGTCAGTCGCAGATATGGAGGCGGGGATCGCCGCCGAGGCGAAACGGCGGAATGCTCGCAATCGATACTAA
- a CDS encoding response regulator, with translation MAELPLILVIEDEYPVQGIVEDALSEGGFETDILSSAEEALTLFKSGRKNYKALVTDVSLKGSLSGWEVARQIREKVPAIPVVYMTGAAADEWASQGVPNSILLQKPFAPAQLVTAVSNLLNTGTSTT, from the coding sequence GTGGCCGAGTTGCCTTTAATTCTCGTCATCGAGGACGAGTATCCGGTGCAGGGCATAGTTGAAGATGCGCTCAGCGAAGGCGGTTTTGAAACCGATATTCTCTCCTCAGCGGAAGAAGCCCTGACCTTGTTCAAGAGCGGGCGCAAAAACTACAAGGCGCTCGTCACCGACGTTAGCTTGAAGGGCAGCTTAAGCGGTTGGGAGGTCGCAAGGCAGATTAGGGAAAAAGTCCCTGCCATTCCGGTCGTCTACATGACGGGAGCGGCTGCGGACGAATGGGCGTCGCAAGGAGTCCCCAACAGCATCCTACTGCAAAAGCCGTTCGCGCCCGCGCAGCTTGTCACCGCCGTTTCCAATTTGCTCAATACGGGCACGTCGACAACGTAA
- a CDS encoding SLC13 family permease, translated as MNWMPETTSVAAWLIFLATYAVMALGKIPVYRIDRAGAALLGGSLMVTTGVLSLDEAYRAVDFNTIALLLGMMIVVANLQLSGFFRVITYWTAAYVRQPTSGSPARSAGGRLRDRPE; from the coding sequence ATGAACTGGATGCCTGAAACAACGAGTGTTGCTGCATGGTTGATCTTTCTTGCAACCTACGCCGTCATGGCCCTCGGCAAGATACCGGTATACCGGATCGACCGGGCCGGGGCGGCCCTGCTGGGCGGCAGTTTGATGGTCACCACCGGCGTATTGTCGCTCGACGAAGCGTATCGAGCGGTCGACTTCAATACCATCGCGCTGCTGCTTGGCATGATGATCGTCGTCGCCAATCTCCAGCTTTCAGGATTTTTTCGCGTCATCACCTACTGGACCGCGGCCTACGTTAGACAGCCGACATCAGGCTCGCCGGCCCGGTCAGCGGGTGGGAGGTTGCGCGACAGGCCAGAATGA
- a CDS encoding DUF2252 domain-containing protein — MEHFQMTVTLGSRSERFQVGKALRRETPREAHADLKGSMSRNAVAILAESDPDRVPELVPERYARMTLNPFAFLRGAAAVMATDLAAQPVAGIPVQAGGDSHLMNFGAFVTPEDNILFDVNDFDETLPGVDFTVDLKRLAASVAVAASASGTSKKQARVVAAATVKAYRSHISALAKLSPLEIWHSRIDLEQEIKQIGNNDLRRQLAGVIAKARGRGLAKDDNFPHLVSGDNPKIVDKPPTIFHLDPKADPRHRLGVERVFAAYRKGLNPDRQRLLDRFTMKDLAFKAVGVGSVGTFCCVALFMTDDNEPLFLQVKQAQRSVLERLGGKPAYKGNQGRRVVEGQQMMQAASDIFLGATQDNETGRQFYVRTLKNRRLGTVSEISEGEALSDYAQLCGRTLARAHARSGDPAAIAGYSGKSDALDDAIASFATAYADQTSADHAALVKAKRTKPTATKKAQAA, encoded by the coding sequence TTGGAGCACTTCCAGATGACGGTCACTTTGGGTTCGCGTAGCGAACGGTTCCAAGTGGGCAAAGCGCTCCGACGCGAGACGCCGCGAGAAGCACATGCCGACCTTAAGGGATCGATGTCGCGCAATGCCGTTGCAATTCTCGCCGAGAGCGATCCGGATCGCGTTCCGGAGCTTGTGCCGGAGCGTTACGCGCGCATGACGCTTAACCCGTTCGCCTTCCTGCGCGGCGCCGCGGCGGTGATGGCGACAGACTTGGCCGCCCAGCCAGTGGCCGGAATACCGGTGCAGGCAGGCGGCGACAGCCACCTGATGAACTTCGGCGCCTTCGTTACTCCCGAGGACAATATCCTGTTCGACGTGAACGATTTTGATGAGACGCTGCCTGGCGTCGATTTCACCGTCGATCTGAAGCGCCTCGCGGCGAGCGTAGCGGTAGCAGCATCGGCCTCGGGCACAAGCAAGAAACAGGCCCGCGTGGTCGCGGCTGCGACGGTCAAGGCTTATCGGTCGCACATTTCCGCACTTGCCAAGCTGTCGCCGCTGGAGATCTGGCACAGCCGGATCGACCTCGAACAGGAGATCAAGCAGATCGGCAATAATGATCTGCGGCGCCAGCTCGCTGGCGTAATTGCTAAGGCGCGTGGCAGGGGCTTGGCGAAGGACGATAATTTCCCGCATCTGGTCAGCGGCGATAATCCGAAGATCGTCGATAAACCCCCTACCATTTTCCATCTCGATCCTAAGGCCGACCCGCGACACCGGCTTGGTGTCGAGCGCGTGTTCGCTGCCTATCGTAAAGGCCTCAATCCTGATCGGCAGCGGTTGCTCGACCGTTTCACAATGAAGGATCTCGCCTTCAAGGCGGTGGGCGTCGGATCCGTCGGCACATTCTGCTGCGTGGCATTGTTCATGACCGACGACAACGAGCCCTTGTTCTTGCAGGTCAAACAAGCGCAGCGATCGGTATTGGAACGGCTCGGCGGCAAGCCTGCCTACAAAGGAAATCAAGGCCGTCGGGTTGTGGAGGGCCAGCAGATGATGCAGGCCGCCAGCGACATCTTCCTGGGTGCTACGCAGGACAATGAGACCGGCCGTCAGTTCTATGTTCGGACGCTGAAAAACCGCAGGCTTGGCACCGTCAGCGAAATCAGCGAAGGCGAGGCACTCTCCGACTATGCCCAGCTATGCGGTCGAACGCTCGCGCGTGCCCATGCGCGCTCTGGCGATCCGGCCGCGATCGCTGGCTACAGTGGCAAGAGCGACGCGCTCGATGACGCGATCGCATCCTTCGCGACGGCCTATGCCGATCAGACAAGCGCCGATCACGCCGCTCTGGTGAAGGCGAAGAGGACCAAACCCACGGCTACAAAGAAAGCGCAAGCGGCTTAG
- a CDS encoding YiiX/YebB-like N1pC/P60 family cysteine hydrolase, producing MGSLFGNVGRLIARLQPPVSCEPSAPNDLTALRETLRPGDVLLVEGKGRISGSIKYLTQSAWSHSALYVGPIAGAETEGEPHVLIEANIDEGVVSAPLSKYLHCRTRICRPVGLTQADCETVCRYASERIGLGYDFKNVIDLMRYLLPSPVTQRWRRRTIALGSGDTSRIICSSLIAQAFDAVRYPILPEIKRVEGQTGRREVAEIRHSSFYAPRDFDISPYFMVVKPTLARGFNYKDMRWADLAQIHSAQVTLAPEIKGERDKAASTPEFPGFATLAA from the coding sequence ATGGGCTCGTTGTTCGGCAATGTCGGACGCTTGATCGCCCGGCTGCAGCCGCCAGTCAGCTGTGAGCCGTCCGCTCCAAACGATTTGACGGCTTTACGCGAGACCCTTCGACCCGGCGATGTCTTGCTGGTCGAGGGCAAAGGTCGTATCTCGGGCAGCATCAAATATCTCACTCAATCGGCTTGGTCGCATTCGGCGTTGTACGTCGGGCCGATCGCCGGTGCAGAAACCGAGGGCGAACCCCACGTCCTGATCGAAGCCAATATCGATGAAGGAGTCGTGTCGGCGCCGCTGTCGAAATATCTGCATTGTCGAACCCGCATCTGCCGGCCGGTGGGCCTCACCCAAGCGGACTGCGAGACGGTCTGCCGCTACGCTTCCGAACGCATTGGTCTCGGCTACGACTTCAAGAACGTCATCGACCTGATGCGGTATCTATTGCCAAGTCCGGTAACGCAGCGTTGGCGTCGCCGAACGATCGCGCTCGGTTCCGGCGATACCAGCCGCATCATCTGTTCTTCGCTGATTGCGCAAGCTTTCGACGCCGTGCGTTATCCGATCCTGCCCGAGATCAAGCGCGTGGAGGGCCAGACAGGGCGGCGCGAAGTCGCCGAGATCCGTCACTCGTCTTTTTATGCGCCACGCGATTTCGACATTTCGCCCTACTTCATGGTCGTCAAGCCCACGCTCGCGCGCGGCTTTAATTACAAAGACATGCGTTGGGCCGACCTGGCCCAAATTCACTCCGCGCAGGTCACGCTCGCTCCAGAAATCAAAGGCGAGCGCGATAAGGCGGCCAGTACGCCCGAATTTCCCGGTTTCGCGACCCTCGCGGCATAG
- a CDS encoding HU family DNA-binding protein: MAKMTKNQLIDAIADGTQVSKGDVRAVIEQMAIVGYKELNESGEFVIPGFVKMSVVNKPATEARSGVNPFTKEPMEFAAKPASKSVKASALKVAKDAV; encoded by the coding sequence ATGGCCAAGATGACCAAGAACCAGTTGATTGATGCAATTGCAGACGGAACACAGGTTTCCAAGGGAGACGTAAGGGCCGTCATCGAGCAGATGGCGATTGTAGGCTATAAGGAGCTGAATGAATCTGGCGAGTTCGTCATTCCCGGTTTCGTCAAAATGTCGGTCGTGAACAAGCCTGCTACTGAAGCCCGCAGCGGTGTAAATCCTTTTACGAAAGAGCCTATGGAGTTCGCGGCCAAGCCAGCCAGCAAGTCGGTCAAGGCGTCAGCCCTGAAGGTTGCTAAAGACGCTGTTTGA
- a CDS encoding metallophosphoesterase, protein MLLWILSDLHVELTHGWDLPSGDARPQFDVLVVAGDLIPRMERGVKWLHERLQDRPVIYVPGNHEAYGCDIDRTVEKAKATAAGTNIHVLQHDVIRIGEVTFAGATLWTDKYKFSSGSTDPYQTVRGWLLHYLSITRRLERNAEGEAKMSGEKSSDAGLSAAERKTLRSREAEEAIAEHESAQKAFHENRERLREERLRREAAAGPMLYPAPELPDDTPVENVRFTTRIRKTLHAAGLKTIGDVRDVSDAALLSLPDFGSGSLSYLREALGLPSIDGVRPKIKKPT, encoded by the coding sequence GTGTTGTTGTGGATCCTGTCAGATCTGCATGTCGAACTGACCCACGGCTGGGACCTGCCGTCCGGCGACGCGCGTCCGCAATTCGACGTCCTGGTGGTCGCCGGCGACTTGATCCCGCGCATGGAGCGCGGGGTGAAATGGCTACACGAGCGCTTGCAGGACCGGCCTGTCATCTACGTTCCCGGCAATCACGAGGCGTACGGCTGCGATATCGACCGGACCGTCGAGAAGGCCAAGGCGACGGCCGCCGGCACGAACATCCATGTGCTGCAGCACGACGTCATCCGGATCGGCGAGGTCACGTTCGCCGGCGCGACGCTCTGGACGGACAAATACAAATTCTCTAGCGGCAGCACTGACCCTTACCAAACCGTCAGGGGTTGGCTGCTGCATTACCTATCGATTACGCGCCGGCTGGAGCGAAATGCTGAAGGCGAAGCGAAAATGAGCGGCGAGAAAAGCAGCGATGCCGGCCTCTCGGCTGCTGAGCGGAAAACTCTCAGAAGCCGCGAGGCAGAAGAGGCCATCGCGGAGCATGAAAGCGCTCAGAAGGCATTTCATGAAAATCGGGAGCGGCTGCGGGAAGAACGTCTCAGGCGGGAAGCAGCGGCGGGGCCGATGCTTTATCCGGCCCCAGAGCTTCCAGACGACACCCCCGTCGAGAACGTCCGATTTACCACCAGGATACGGAAAACACTTCATGCCGCGGGCTTGAAGACGATTGGGGACGTGCGTGACGTTTCCGACGCTGCGCTGCTTAGCCTGCCAGATTTCGGCAGCGGTTCGCTATCTTATCTTCGTGAGGCCCTTGGTCTCCCGTCAATCGATGGCGTGCGTCCAAAGATCAAAAAGCCAACCTGA
- a CDS encoding site-specific integrase has protein sequence MDNLEWVVEVVQAADLEALGNILHHRLGVYVGDGVPGSERRLAERLAFEHQVRSYIARAQERGYLLGRQFPGFANRWVDFVDQNKAAEAQIAERAVRRSYEAGRADGRAEEQAQSLDQAAILPVPTSPGLAPLDPVALIERIVQDEVAKRFTSVPTPRAEPQQLQSAAPETRADAETAGLAGKRMSEALAEFMKPADRKRQHRTRGRNEAQAVVQFAVDFFGDPFFKEITATDWKRLDEALPDIPKTKNIPGKQGRRLIDRLNYAKQHGWSKLTRLTEKNIKSRYWGGLYKFIDWAIAERLYAGQRPTFECIDPLNMASLPRDAFEDTELLALLRLPLFTGCRNRLHIWQPGNYFVQSHIYWGFLICIFTGMRPGEVGQLECSQIVSDGQFCYFDLRDFDARGGRVALEDLRRLKTNAAGRVVPIPPLVIELGLLDRMQELIDRGEKRLFPEWEEYVRKDGSVRWSQPLSKSWQYVKKILKIARADVSLYSTRHFFADLLDNEAIAQRTRDRILGHAGDVRRRYGRKGILDPAVAARIEALEPPVIKAAREILLAAKAKADRGELTVLKTH, from the coding sequence GTGGATAATCTCGAATGGGTGGTGGAGGTCGTCCAGGCCGCCGACCTTGAGGCACTGGGCAATATTCTGCACCACCGCCTGGGCGTCTATGTCGGAGATGGCGTTCCCGGGAGCGAGAGGCGACTGGCCGAACGCCTAGCGTTCGAGCACCAGGTCAGGAGCTATATCGCCCGGGCGCAGGAGCGAGGCTATCTGCTCGGGCGGCAGTTTCCAGGATTTGCCAACCGCTGGGTCGACTTCGTCGATCAGAATAAAGCGGCCGAGGCCCAAATTGCCGAGCGCGCCGTCCGTCGCTCCTATGAAGCCGGCCGGGCCGACGGGCGGGCGGAGGAGCAAGCTCAGAGCCTCGATCAGGCCGCAATATTGCCGGTCCCGACCTCCCCTGGTCTGGCTCCCCTTGATCCTGTCGCGCTGATCGAGCGGATTGTTCAGGACGAGGTGGCCAAGCGCTTCACATCCGTGCCCACTCCCCGCGCGGAGCCCCAGCAATTGCAGTCCGCGGCGCCCGAGACCAGAGCTGATGCCGAGACAGCCGGACTTGCAGGGAAGCGCATGTCCGAGGCGCTGGCAGAATTCATGAAGCCTGCCGACCGCAAGCGCCAGCACAGGACCCGGGGGCGGAACGAAGCCCAGGCAGTGGTTCAATTCGCCGTCGATTTCTTCGGAGACCCCTTCTTCAAGGAAATTACGGCCACCGACTGGAAGCGGCTGGACGAAGCACTGCCAGATATCCCGAAGACTAAGAATATTCCCGGTAAGCAGGGAAGGAGACTTATCGATCGCCTCAATTACGCCAAGCAGCACGGCTGGTCCAAACTAACCCGACTCACCGAAAAGAACATCAAATCGAGGTATTGGGGCGGCCTGTACAAGTTCATCGACTGGGCCATCGCGGAACGTCTTTATGCCGGTCAAAGGCCGACATTCGAATGCATCGATCCCTTAAATATGGCCAGCCTGCCACGCGACGCCTTCGAGGATACAGAGCTTCTCGCCCTTCTTAGACTTCCGCTGTTCACCGGCTGCCGCAATCGATTGCACATCTGGCAACCGGGCAACTATTTTGTTCAATCTCACATCTATTGGGGATTTCTGATCTGCATTTTTACCGGAATGCGTCCGGGTGAAGTCGGTCAACTGGAATGCTCGCAAATTGTGTCGGACGGGCAGTTTTGTTATTTCGATCTCCGAGATTTCGATGCGAGAGGTGGTCGCGTTGCCCTTGAGGATTTGCGACGCTTGAAAACCAACGCCGCTGGTCGAGTGGTTCCAATTCCCCCGCTCGTGATCGAACTCGGTTTGCTCGATCGCATGCAAGAACTCATTGACCGAGGGGAGAAGCGTCTCTTTCCGGAATGGGAAGAGTATGTCCGAAAGGACGGCAGCGTGCGTTGGTCACAACCGCTCTCGAAGTCATGGCAATACGTGAAAAAAATTCTGAAAATCGCGCGCGCAGATGTCTCGCTGTACTCGACGAGACATTTTTTTGCCGACCTTCTCGACAACGAGGCAATCGCACAGCGGACCCGCGATAGAATTTTGGGGCACGCCGGCGACGTTCGTCGACGATATGGTCGCAAGGGAATCCTAGATCCAGCGGTAGCTGCTCGCATCGAAGCGCTTGAACCGCCAGTCATTAAGGCCGCACGCGAGATATTGCTGGCCGCGAAAGCGAAAGCCGACCGCGGAGAACTGACTGTTCTCAAGACGCACTGA